Proteins encoded within one genomic window of Manis pentadactyla isolate mManPen7 chromosome 4, mManPen7.hap1, whole genome shotgun sequence:
- the LOC118925289 gene encoding leucine-rich repeat-containing protein 37A-like isoform X1 — translation MRLWKAVMESIANTCQYIMGGPAGELPPGPNLWDKPDQHESQPEVVPVVDFQDQHPESPEELEPLPLKQEVLSQLPEPPEMDENYKDLQAALAEPSYTPEEAEPPVQEEALAPSSARPQGTLPHPGQVPSQRPNLTQVTAAPVDLDVSGPQQPEPSETGFPSLTQNSVVNTTKNNICELCSCTDETLACVGLSPEQKLQSVPVPEPNAHNGTFTILNFQGNSISYVEENTWKSYTWAEKLDLSCNKIQSIERRTFESLPFLQFINLGCNLITELSFGTFQAWHGMQFLHTLNLSLNPLTTVEDSYFLKLRALKYLDMGKTQVTLKTLESIVMMSPKLEKLILPSRMACCLCQFKSNIEVFYNTVKLHCDSECLTNIAYCDDETSIGNPEGSFMKALQSRRKSNSPELTIEPEKAAADKDAISWSAFKNEQEDFSKESVVSALSYILPYFSDEYLEGAESALLQFINQLLSNLQGVDEPVGHLQNNVENTSLPPESSISAYKNKQGIISVLEDIIDAMPLRSKLLNPRFHPQISTKTLETAQLQENSPPDIQRIGRRLGPLKVVIKGPKGIRERRRRQMRKAGINGKQRAQLLAESTAEEKGITTPSPRAPEQPHVEQPPRETAGSSFNPESSFRGEQEAAVPSVQYLMGRPPASNTPKSLPEIKSKSKDLADSIFVLEAASAGMRNMKASEPTSHLRENYLFPESLRHAGHKILKDKMSRQFSNKGSHNSPMVVNKPPLTAVSLINSPSQEAFSSSELTFQKNNFPDLFSLLDPTLKLTTETQQEHDSVGTGLPSTSTAFPFPGSSTAGDHPEAQLNEQLRSLITDSDVRRLISRVCWTLKTGCSETHLKPACAKLIFQTGLLMKLLSEHQEAKEPRADWDTDQWETENYIHGSPEAQSEQEEQEFREFPKVLVHGYQIKVILALSVTGAVLVLITAFCLIKMCSRRRAALDEEERSGGFFPLPDKPSEERKNQKGFSWRRRLWLRNMYRTVSPPREKNLAQNVLEKDGGELSEVIIEKNVTSGSGEEGKGAKRKKPAQREPQPAPGHLQ, via the exons GTCCAGCTGGAGAGCTGCCCCCAGGACCAAATCTTTGGGACAAGCCTGACCAGCATGAAAGTCAGCCAGAGGTGGTTCCGGTG GTGGATTTTCAGGATCAGCATCCAGAGTCCCCTGAAGAGCTAGAACCACTTCCATTGAAGCAGGAGGTTTTGTCTCAGCTTCCAGAGCCCCCAGAGATGGATGAGAACTACAAAGACCTGCAGGCGGCCCTGGCTGAGCCTTCCTACACTCCTGAAGAGGCTGAGCCTCCAGTCCAGGAGGAAGCCCTAGCTCCATCTTCAGCACGCCCTCAGGGGACACTTCCACATCCCGGGCAGGTTCCCAGTCAGCGTCCAAACCTGACTCAGGTCACAGCTGCACCTGTGGACCTGGACGTTTCCGGACCTCAGCAGCCAGAGCCATCTGAGACAGGTTTTCCATCACTGActcaaaattcagtggtgaacacCACCAAAAACAACATATGTGAGCTCTGTAGCTGCACAGATGAGACGCTGGCATGCGTAGGTCTCAGCCCAGAGCAGAAGCTCCAGAGTGTGCCCGTGCCAGAGCCCAACGCTCACAATGGCACCTTCACGATCTT AAATTTCCAAGGAAACTCTATTTCTTACGTTGAAGAAAATACATGGAAGTCATACACTTGGGCTGAGAAACT agATTTATCCTGCAATAAAATACAATCTATTGAAAGACGTACATTCGAATCACTACCTTTTCTGCAGTTTAT AAATCTTGGTTGCAATCTAATTACAGAACTGAGCTTTGGAACATTTCAGGCCTGGCATGGAATGCAGTTCTTACACACATT AAACCTCAGTCTTAATCCTCTGACAACTGTTGAAGATTCTTATTTTCTCAAATTGAgagcattaaaatattt AGACATGGGAAAAACCCAAGTGACACTTAAAACACTTGAGAGCATCGTCATGATGAGCCCCAAGTTAGAAAAACT GATTTTACCTAGCCGTATGGCCTGCTGCCTCTGCCAATTTAAAAGTAATATTGAGGTTTTCTACAATACAGTCAAGCTGCATTGTGACAGTGAATGTCTGACAAACATCGCATATTGTG ATGATGAAACATCTATAGGGAACCCAGAAGGGTCGTTCATGAAGGCATTACAATCCCGGAGGAAGAGTAACAGCCCTGAGCTGACTATCGAGCCAGAGAAGGCGGCCGCAGACAAAGATGCCATCAGTTGGTCAGCCTTCAAAAATGAGCAAGAAGACTTTAGCAAGGAAAGTGTTGTTAGTGCACTAAGCTACATATTACCTTATTTCTCTGATGAATATCTGGAAGGTGCAGAATCAGCACTATTACAATTCATTAATCAACTTCTTTCAAACCTACAAGGAGTAGATGAGCCTGTGGGGCATTTGCAAAACAACGTAGAGAACACTTCTCTTCCACCTGAATCCAGCATTTCAGCTTACAAAAATAAACAGGGAATAATCTCTGTTCTGGAAGATATCATAGATGCCATGCCTCTACGTTCCAAACTTCTGAATCCCAGATTTCACCCCCAAATCTCCACCAAAACGTTGGAAACTGCCCAATTACAAGAAAACAGCCCACCAGACATTCAGAGAAtagggaggaggctggggcctTTGAAGGTGGTCATCAAGGGCCCAAAGGGCATTCGGGAGAGGCGACGCAGACAAATGAGGAAGGCTGGCATCAACGGGAAGCAGAGGGCCCAGCTCCTTGCGGAGAGCACGGCCGAGGAAAAAGGCATCACGACCCCATCCCCAAGGGCGCCGGAGCAGCCTCACGTGGAGCAGCCCCCCAGGGAAACCGCAGGAAGCTCCTTCAACCCAGAGTCTTCATTCCGAGGGGAACAGGAGGCAGCCGTCCCTTCTGTCCAGTACTTGATGGGCAGGCCTCCTGCTTCCAATACTCCAAAATCTCTACCTGAGATTAAATCAAAATCGAAAGACCTAGCtgacagtatttttgttttagaagcTGCAAGTGCTGGAATGAGAAATATGAAGGCTTCTGAACCAAcctcacacttaagagaaaattACCTCTTTCCTGAATCTTTGCGGCATGCGGGTCACAAAATACTCAAGGACAAAATGAGTAGACAGTTCAGCAATAAAGGTTCACACAATAGCCCGATGGTTGTGAACAAGCCTCCACTCACTGCAGTGAGCCTTATAAACTCCCCTTCACAAGAGGCTTTTTCATCATCAGAACtgacttttcagaaaaataattttccagatttgttttctcttttggatCCAACTCTCAAACTGACCACGGAAACACAACAGGAACATGACAGTGTGGGCACTGGCTTACCCTCCACATCCACagccttccctttcccagggagctcAACTGCAGGTGACCACCCCGAAGCTCAGCTAAACGAGCAGCTGCGGTCCCTCATCACCGACAGTGATGTGAGAAGGCTCATTTCTCGTGTTTGCTGGACTTTGAAAACGGGCTGCTCGGAGACCCACCTGAAACCAGCCTGTGCCAAGCTCATCTTCCAAACTGGCCTCCTGATGAAGCTTCTCAGCGAGCATCAAGAAGCAAAGGAGCCCAGGGCAGACTGGGATACAGACCAGTGGGAAACAGAAAACTACATCCACGGGAGTCCAGAAGCCCAGAGTGAACAGGAAGAGCAGGAGTTCCGTGAG TTCCCAAAAGTTCTGGTGCATGGGTATCAAATCAAAGTCATCTTGGCATTGTCAGTGACAGGAGCAGTGCTGGTGTTGATTACAGCTTTCTGTCTCATTAAG aTGTGCTCCCGTAGAAGAGCAGCGCTGGATGAAGAAGAACGCTCAGG GGGCTTCTTTCCACTTCCTGATAAACCCTCAGAAGAGCGTAAGAATCAG aagGGCTTTTCCTGGAGAAGGCGGCTTTGGCTCCGGAATATGTACAGAACTGTCAGTCCCCCACGTGAGAAAAACCTGGCACAGAATGTACTTGAGAAGGATGGAGG GGAGCTCAGTGAAGTCATAATAGAGAAGAATGTGACGTCAGGGTCGggtgaggaaggaaagggagcGAAGCGCAAGAAACCAGCACAGAGGGAGCCCCAGCCTGCCCCGGGCCACCTACAATAA
- the LOC118925289 gene encoding leucine-rich repeat-containing protein 37A-like isoform X2: MDENYKDLQAALAEPSYTPEEAEPPVQEEALAPSSARPQGTLPHPGQVPSQRPNLTQVTAAPVDLDVSGPQQPEPSETGFPSLTQNSVVNTTKNNICELCSCTDETLACVGLSPEQKLQSVPVPEPNAHNGTFTILNFQGNSISYVEENTWKSYTWAEKLDLSCNKIQSIERRTFESLPFLQFINLGCNLITELSFGTFQAWHGMQFLHTLNLSLNPLTTVEDSYFLKLRALKYLDMGKTQVTLKTLESIVMMSPKLEKLILPSRMACCLCQFKSNIEVFYNTVKLHCDSECLTNIAYCDDETSIGNPEGSFMKALQSRRKSNSPELTIEPEKAAADKDAISWSAFKNEQEDFSKESVVSALSYILPYFSDEYLEGAESALLQFINQLLSNLQGVDEPVGHLQNNVENTSLPPESSISAYKNKQGIISVLEDIIDAMPLRSKLLNPRFHPQISTKTLETAQLQENSPPDIQRIGRRLGPLKVVIKGPKGIRERRRRQMRKAGINGKQRAQLLAESTAEEKGITTPSPRAPEQPHVEQPPRETAGSSFNPESSFRGEQEAAVPSVQYLMGRPPASNTPKSLPEIKSKSKDLADSIFVLEAASAGMRNMKASEPTSHLRENYLFPESLRHAGHKILKDKMSRQFSNKGSHNSPMVVNKPPLTAVSLINSPSQEAFSSSELTFQKNNFPDLFSLLDPTLKLTTETQQEHDSVGTGLPSTSTAFPFPGSSTAGDHPEAQLNEQLRSLITDSDVRRLISRVCWTLKTGCSETHLKPACAKLIFQTGLLMKLLSEHQEAKEPRADWDTDQWETENYIHGSPEAQSEQEEQEFREFPKVLVHGYQIKVILALSVTGAVLVLITAFCLIKMCSRRRAALDEEERSGGFFPLPDKPSEERKNQKGFSWRRRLWLRNMYRTVSPPREKNLAQNVLEKDGGELSEVIIEKNVTSGSGEEGKGAKRKKPAQREPQPAPGHLQ, translated from the exons ATGGATGAGAACTACAAAGACCTGCAGGCGGCCCTGGCTGAGCCTTCCTACACTCCTGAAGAGGCTGAGCCTCCAGTCCAGGAGGAAGCCCTAGCTCCATCTTCAGCACGCCCTCAGGGGACACTTCCACATCCCGGGCAGGTTCCCAGTCAGCGTCCAAACCTGACTCAGGTCACAGCTGCACCTGTGGACCTGGACGTTTCCGGACCTCAGCAGCCAGAGCCATCTGAGACAGGTTTTCCATCACTGActcaaaattcagtggtgaacacCACCAAAAACAACATATGTGAGCTCTGTAGCTGCACAGATGAGACGCTGGCATGCGTAGGTCTCAGCCCAGAGCAGAAGCTCCAGAGTGTGCCCGTGCCAGAGCCCAACGCTCACAATGGCACCTTCACGATCTT AAATTTCCAAGGAAACTCTATTTCTTACGTTGAAGAAAATACATGGAAGTCATACACTTGGGCTGAGAAACT agATTTATCCTGCAATAAAATACAATCTATTGAAAGACGTACATTCGAATCACTACCTTTTCTGCAGTTTAT AAATCTTGGTTGCAATCTAATTACAGAACTGAGCTTTGGAACATTTCAGGCCTGGCATGGAATGCAGTTCTTACACACATT AAACCTCAGTCTTAATCCTCTGACAACTGTTGAAGATTCTTATTTTCTCAAATTGAgagcattaaaatattt AGACATGGGAAAAACCCAAGTGACACTTAAAACACTTGAGAGCATCGTCATGATGAGCCCCAAGTTAGAAAAACT GATTTTACCTAGCCGTATGGCCTGCTGCCTCTGCCAATTTAAAAGTAATATTGAGGTTTTCTACAATACAGTCAAGCTGCATTGTGACAGTGAATGTCTGACAAACATCGCATATTGTG ATGATGAAACATCTATAGGGAACCCAGAAGGGTCGTTCATGAAGGCATTACAATCCCGGAGGAAGAGTAACAGCCCTGAGCTGACTATCGAGCCAGAGAAGGCGGCCGCAGACAAAGATGCCATCAGTTGGTCAGCCTTCAAAAATGAGCAAGAAGACTTTAGCAAGGAAAGTGTTGTTAGTGCACTAAGCTACATATTACCTTATTTCTCTGATGAATATCTGGAAGGTGCAGAATCAGCACTATTACAATTCATTAATCAACTTCTTTCAAACCTACAAGGAGTAGATGAGCCTGTGGGGCATTTGCAAAACAACGTAGAGAACACTTCTCTTCCACCTGAATCCAGCATTTCAGCTTACAAAAATAAACAGGGAATAATCTCTGTTCTGGAAGATATCATAGATGCCATGCCTCTACGTTCCAAACTTCTGAATCCCAGATTTCACCCCCAAATCTCCACCAAAACGTTGGAAACTGCCCAATTACAAGAAAACAGCCCACCAGACATTCAGAGAAtagggaggaggctggggcctTTGAAGGTGGTCATCAAGGGCCCAAAGGGCATTCGGGAGAGGCGACGCAGACAAATGAGGAAGGCTGGCATCAACGGGAAGCAGAGGGCCCAGCTCCTTGCGGAGAGCACGGCCGAGGAAAAAGGCATCACGACCCCATCCCCAAGGGCGCCGGAGCAGCCTCACGTGGAGCAGCCCCCCAGGGAAACCGCAGGAAGCTCCTTCAACCCAGAGTCTTCATTCCGAGGGGAACAGGAGGCAGCCGTCCCTTCTGTCCAGTACTTGATGGGCAGGCCTCCTGCTTCCAATACTCCAAAATCTCTACCTGAGATTAAATCAAAATCGAAAGACCTAGCtgacagtatttttgttttagaagcTGCAAGTGCTGGAATGAGAAATATGAAGGCTTCTGAACCAAcctcacacttaagagaaaattACCTCTTTCCTGAATCTTTGCGGCATGCGGGTCACAAAATACTCAAGGACAAAATGAGTAGACAGTTCAGCAATAAAGGTTCACACAATAGCCCGATGGTTGTGAACAAGCCTCCACTCACTGCAGTGAGCCTTATAAACTCCCCTTCACAAGAGGCTTTTTCATCATCAGAACtgacttttcagaaaaataattttccagatttgttttctcttttggatCCAACTCTCAAACTGACCACGGAAACACAACAGGAACATGACAGTGTGGGCACTGGCTTACCCTCCACATCCACagccttccctttcccagggagctcAACTGCAGGTGACCACCCCGAAGCTCAGCTAAACGAGCAGCTGCGGTCCCTCATCACCGACAGTGATGTGAGAAGGCTCATTTCTCGTGTTTGCTGGACTTTGAAAACGGGCTGCTCGGAGACCCACCTGAAACCAGCCTGTGCCAAGCTCATCTTCCAAACTGGCCTCCTGATGAAGCTTCTCAGCGAGCATCAAGAAGCAAAGGAGCCCAGGGCAGACTGGGATACAGACCAGTGGGAAACAGAAAACTACATCCACGGGAGTCCAGAAGCCCAGAGTGAACAGGAAGAGCAGGAGTTCCGTGAG TTCCCAAAAGTTCTGGTGCATGGGTATCAAATCAAAGTCATCTTGGCATTGTCAGTGACAGGAGCAGTGCTGGTGTTGATTACAGCTTTCTGTCTCATTAAG aTGTGCTCCCGTAGAAGAGCAGCGCTGGATGAAGAAGAACGCTCAGG GGGCTTCTTTCCACTTCCTGATAAACCCTCAGAAGAGCGTAAGAATCAG aagGGCTTTTCCTGGAGAAGGCGGCTTTGGCTCCGGAATATGTACAGAACTGTCAGTCCCCCACGTGAGAAAAACCTGGCACAGAATGTACTTGAGAAGGATGGAGG GGAGCTCAGTGAAGTCATAATAGAGAAGAATGTGACGTCAGGGTCGggtgaggaaggaaagggagcGAAGCGCAAGAAACCAGCACAGAGGGAGCCCCAGCCTGCCCCGGGCCACCTACAATAA